A stretch of Lysinibacillus agricola DNA encodes these proteins:
- the brnQ gene encoding branched-chain amino acid transport system II carrier protein — translation MKTLNKKDIVYSGLMLFALFFGAGSLIFPPMIGQGAGASFLPAIIGFVLTCVGLPLLGIISVALNKGKIAEVTSRIHPMFTLGFMITLYLAIGPFFAIPRAMNVSYEMGLVPFLEKPSSLSLLLYSVVFFVLCYLFVIVPSKLVESVGQWITPFLILAIIMLIVGFVGMNFSSEPSIASKSYSTFPFFQGFVDGYLMMDAIASIAFGTFVIAMFKERGITDQKQLFKGTVYSASIAAIFLALVYFGIGYIGVITRSTLIFENGGELLTYAADVTYGTMGVALLGCIVTLACLTTCIGLISACGQYFNSIFPKHSYQTIVILTIIVSFAISNFGLTTIINISLPVLYVIYPITFLVITFSYLHKVVRIRRGTYIGTFIGAFIVCVYDGLVVAGVDWVWLTRLFSYLPLLDIQMAWILPALIGGIIGYFIPVKDLQLDEDVPRIPSVKS, via the coding sequence AAGGAGCTGGAGCATCATTCCTTCCAGCTATTATAGGATTTGTCTTAACATGCGTAGGCTTGCCCTTACTAGGGATTATCTCTGTTGCTTTAAATAAAGGGAAAATAGCCGAAGTGACTTCGCGAATTCATCCAATGTTTACTTTAGGTTTTATGATTACATTGTACTTAGCTATTGGACCATTTTTTGCAATTCCAAGAGCTATGAATGTTTCATATGAAATGGGTCTAGTCCCATTTTTGGAAAAACCAAGTTCTTTATCTTTATTGCTATACTCAGTTGTATTTTTTGTTCTTTGTTATTTATTTGTTATAGTACCTTCGAAGTTAGTTGAAAGTGTAGGCCAGTGGATTACACCATTTCTTATATTAGCGATTATTATGTTAATTGTCGGATTTGTTGGTATGAATTTTTCTTCTGAACCTTCAATAGCAAGTAAAAGCTATTCAACATTTCCGTTTTTTCAGGGTTTTGTTGATGGATATTTAATGATGGATGCCATAGCCTCAATTGCATTTGGGACCTTTGTTATTGCTATGTTCAAGGAACGAGGCATAACGGATCAAAAGCAATTATTTAAAGGCACTGTTTACTCTGCTAGTATCGCTGCTATTTTCTTAGCTTTAGTTTATTTTGGAATCGGATATATAGGTGTTATTACTCGGTCAACCTTAATATTTGAAAACGGAGGGGAATTATTAACGTATGCAGCAGATGTAACATATGGCACCATGGGGGTTGCTTTGCTTGGTTGTATTGTAACGCTTGCTTGTTTAACGACGTGTATTGGACTAATTAGTGCATGTGGACAATACTTTAATTCGATTTTCCCAAAACATTCTTATCAGACAATTGTTATTTTAACGATAATTGTCTCATTCGCAATTTCGAATTTCGGCCTAACAACAATTATTAATATTTCACTTCCTGTTCTTTATGTAATCTACCCAATTACCTTTCTAGTAATTACCTTTTCCTACCTTCACAAGGTGGTTCGAATTCGAAGAGGTACTTATATCGGAACTTTCATTGGGGCCTTTATTGTTTGCGTTTATGATGGTTTAGTTGTGGCGGGGGTTGATTGGGTGTGGTTGACTAGACTTTTTAGTTATTTGCCACTGCTTGATATTCAGATGGCCTGGATATTACCTGCTTTAATTGGTGGAATAATTGGTTACTTTATTCCAGTTAAGGATTTACAATTGGATGAGGATGTACCTAGAATACCATCTGTTAAATCTTAA